From Terriglobia bacterium, one genomic window encodes:
- a CDS encoding DinB family protein, which produces MALSQSLLPEFDAEMANTRKTLERVPDGKFDFKPHPKSGSMGWLAGHLANLPLWAAMTLQQDSLDIAPAGGQPFKLPETKNTKQVLEVFDQHVAEARKGIAAATDEQLMRPWSLLKTGQTIMTMPKIAVLRSFVLNHIIHHRAQMGVYLRLNDIPVPSIYGPSADEGSF; this is translated from the coding sequence ATGGCACTATCGCAATCGTTGCTGCCGGAATTCGACGCGGAAATGGCCAACACGCGCAAGACGCTGGAACGCGTGCCCGACGGGAAGTTCGACTTCAAGCCGCACCCGAAGTCCGGATCCATGGGATGGCTGGCGGGACACCTGGCGAACCTGCCGCTGTGGGCGGCGATGACGTTGCAACAGGACTCGCTCGACATCGCCCCGGCCGGTGGACAGCCGTTCAAATTGCCGGAGACGAAGAACACAAAACAAGTTCTGGAAGTCTTCGATCAGCACGTGGCGGAGGCTCGAAAGGGAATTGCCGCGGCCACCGATGAGCAATTGATGAGGCCGTGGTCGCTGCTGAAGACGGGGCAGACCATCATGACCATGCCCAAGATCGCGGTGCTGCGCTCGTTCGTGCTGAACCACATCATCCATCATCGTGCGCAGATGGGGGTGTATCTGAGGCTGAACGACATTCCGGTGCCGTCGATTTACGGGCCGAGCGCGGATGAGGGGAGCTTCTGA